A genome region from Cryomorphaceae bacterium 1068 includes the following:
- a CDS encoding DEAD/DEAH box helicase, which translates to MSTNIKDQPEDKRDNLTESILKKFDIVALNAMQEEARHAILTKSDVVLLSPTGTGKTLAFLLPLIESLDESCEEIQLLILVPSRELAQQIEQVTREMGSGFKVNAVYGGRAGALDKIDLKHRPAILIGTPGRIADRFRRDRFSLESIQTLVLDEYDKSLEVGFENEMSEIIEALPNVKQRVLTSATSDVEIPSFVELHKPIVINHVPEEKSQLKIKTLLTSKKDKLTALVQALGIIGNEPGIIFVNFKESLERVSDFLAEHEIHHQCFHGDMEQMDRERSLIKFRNGTTRLLLATDLAARGLDIPEIKFILHYHLPPRLKEFTHRNGRTARMNRDGSAYILQWDGEELPEFIREMEPESLILEEQAVPPISKSTQWVTMYVTGGRRDKISKGDLAGLFLKQGQIQKDQLGVIELQQNSSYVGVRAEVAEQLIEKTNNTKLKKKKVRISLI; encoded by the coding sequence ATGTCAACAAACATCAAAGATCAGCCTGAAGACAAGCGTGATAATCTCACCGAATCAATTCTCAAGAAATTTGATATCGTCGCGCTCAATGCAATGCAAGAAGAGGCGCGGCATGCGATCCTGACAAAGTCGGATGTGGTACTCCTCTCCCCTACCGGTACGGGAAAGACGTTGGCTTTTCTCTTGCCGTTGATCGAATCGCTGGATGAGAGCTGTGAAGAAATCCAATTACTGATACTCGTTCCCTCGAGGGAGTTGGCGCAACAAATAGAGCAGGTAACTCGGGAAATGGGTTCCGGTTTTAAAGTTAATGCCGTTTACGGTGGCAGAGCAGGCGCCCTCGACAAGATTGATTTAAAACACCGTCCTGCCATTCTCATTGGCACACCGGGTCGCATAGCTGATCGATTTCGCAGGGATCGCTTTTCTTTGGAATCCATTCAAACCCTCGTTCTCGATGAGTACGACAAATCATTGGAAGTCGGCTTTGAAAATGAGATGTCGGAGATCATCGAAGCTCTTCCGAATGTCAAGCAAAGAGTGCTCACGTCGGCTACGAGCGATGTGGAAATACCAAGCTTCGTGGAATTGCACAAACCAATTGTGATCAATCATGTTCCTGAAGAGAAATCACAATTGAAAATCAAGACCCTGCTTACTTCTAAAAAGGACAAGCTGACCGCATTGGTGCAAGCTCTTGGGATCATTGGCAATGAACCCGGAATCATCTTCGTCAATTTTAAAGAATCACTTGAAAGGGTAAGCGATTTCTTAGCAGAGCACGAAATCCATCACCAGTGCTTCCACGGTGACATGGAGCAAATGGATCGAGAGCGATCTCTTATCAAGTTTCGAAATGGTACCACACGGCTCTTGTTAGCTACAGATTTGGCCGCTCGCGGTCTGGATATTCCCGAGATAAAGTTCATCCTGCACTATCATCTTCCACCTCGCCTCAAGGAATTTACCCATAGAAACGGACGCACCGCGCGTATGAACCGCGATGGTAGCGCTTATATCCTTCAATGGGATGGCGAGGAGCTTCCTGAGTTCATTCGTGAGATGGAGCCCGAGAGCTTGATTCTCGAAGAACAAGCTGTGCCGCCGATCTCCAAGTCTACTCAATGGGTTACCATGTATGTAACGGGCGGCCGAAGAGATAAAATTTCCAAAGGCGATCTGGCAGGATTATTCTTGAAGCAAGGTCAAATTCAGAAAGATCAACTTGGGGTTATTGAACTCCAACAAAACAGTTCCTACGTCGGAGTACGAGCAGAGGTAGCAGAGCAGTTGATTGAAAAGACCAATAACACCAAGCTAAAGAAGAAAAAGGTACGGATTAGCCTGATTTGA
- a CDS encoding putative Ig domain-containing protein: MKNTLFTAVLFLLSFSLFSQTTLYVSPTGTGDGLSPDDPIELQFGLSTAYNSGGDYELRVLQGNYSGFTLYIDFDDNSGFENITVSGGWLAGYVTQEADPSLTILDGEEVRQVIDITPGSQTLSGDLEFSNLTIANGYSNDKSGGGILVESGEGEVSALITLVFDRVHFLNNVADDIYSGGAISTGLGFRINDCLFDGNSGSSGGAIHSYSSENTLAMDRLITNTTFENNSNYGNQGSSIYTSSSTLTIEDCEFYGMTDGTDSGNGSGIYSAHGHLIVDRCKFEGIRINYWASAIQGWNSNVDIYNSLFLDNKAGIMNGYGTVAYYHANGVDDQLMRIVNSTFAGNEAQGAGNFASAVHFRGNGNDQIDIHNSIFWDNGATAVYRESGIANIGWCISENDALGFTNEGSVINDDPLFEDGHRLATNSPAIDAGNNSYLDPEWTDLDGGIRLLGMAADFGAFEFNEPPSDIWVGITQIEENNIAGMSFTTLEAEGQTGDEHVFTLATGDGSNDADNDKFSIVDDLLALDESANFEEQNTYFIYLKATDTDEQEVEVPVQILVLDVNEAPFIVGNLMDQDGLVGEFSSFTVDLGIFNDEDEGDALTFSSTLANSDDLPAWLSFDPETGSFEGTPIQTELLEIKIIATDMMGLQAEDTFILNVMPLGLYDRDYLDLNIYPNPTRDYVYFDGEIGQGRYTIYNLEGKAMESGVLTVNSTRIDVRALKSGIYILVLSGEDWYSSYRFIFE, encoded by the coding sequence ATGAAAAATACACTCTTTACGGCAGTGCTGTTCCTACTGTCGTTTTCTCTATTTTCTCAAACTACCCTTTACGTTTCACCTACGGGAACGGGTGATGGATTGTCGCCCGACGATCCAATTGAATTACAATTTGGTCTCAGCACTGCTTATAACAGCGGCGGCGACTATGAATTGCGCGTTTTACAAGGAAACTATTCAGGCTTTACTCTCTACATCGATTTCGATGATAATTCCGGTTTTGAAAACATCACCGTTTCCGGAGGCTGGTTGGCAGGTTATGTAACCCAAGAGGCCGATCCAAGCCTTACCATTCTCGATGGTGAGGAAGTTCGGCAAGTAATTGACATTACACCAGGCTCGCAAACTTTAAGTGGCGATTTGGAGTTCTCAAACCTTACAATCGCCAATGGGTACTCAAACGATAAAAGTGGAGGAGGTATATTGGTAGAATCAGGCGAGGGAGAAGTTAGTGCGCTTATCACTTTGGTTTTTGATCGAGTCCATTTCTTGAACAATGTCGCCGACGACATCTATTCAGGAGGCGCAATATCTACTGGTTTAGGGTTCCGCATCAATGATTGTCTCTTCGATGGGAATTCAGGTAGCAGCGGTGGAGCCATTCATTCATATTCGTCAGAAAACACGCTCGCCATGGATAGGCTGATTACAAATACCACCTTTGAGAACAACTCCAATTACGGAAACCAAGGTTCGTCGATCTACACGAGTAGTTCTACTTTGACGATCGAAGACTGCGAGTTTTATGGAATGACAGACGGTACCGATTCAGGGAATGGCTCAGGAATCTACTCTGCCCATGGTCACTTGATCGTAGACCGATGTAAGTTCGAAGGCATCCGTATTAATTATTGGGCCAGTGCCATTCAGGGATGGAACTCAAATGTAGATATCTACAACTCACTTTTTCTGGACAACAAAGCAGGAATTATGAACGGCTACGGTACTGTAGCGTACTACCATGCCAACGGCGTAGACGATCAATTGATGCGGATTGTCAATTCAACCTTTGCGGGAAATGAAGCCCAAGGAGCGGGTAATTTTGCCAGCGCCGTTCACTTCCGTGGAAACGGTAACGACCAAATAGATATTCACAATTCCATCTTTTGGGACAATGGAGCAACCGCCGTATACCGGGAGTCGGGTATTGCCAACATCGGATGGTGCATCAGCGAGAACGACGCGCTTGGGTTTACCAATGAAGGTTCTGTTATTAACGATGATCCACTGTTTGAAGATGGTCATAGATTGGCCACTAACTCACCTGCCATCGATGCAGGAAACAACAGCTACCTAGACCCCGAATGGACTGATCTGGATGGGGGCATTCGCCTGTTGGGTATGGCGGCTGACTTTGGAGCTTTCGAATTCAATGAACCTCCGTCAGACATATGGGTAGGTATTACCCAAATCGAAGAAAACAACATTGCGGGAATGAGCTTCACCACCCTCGAAGCTGAAGGGCAAACGGGAGATGAGCATGTCTTTACCCTCGCAACGGGAGATGGTTCAAATGATGCAGACAATGATAAATTTTCAATTGTAGACGACCTATTAGCCTTGGATGAATCTGCCAACTTTGAAGAGCAGAACACTTACTTCATTTACCTCAAAGCCACTGATACCGACGAACAGGAAGTAGAAGTGCCTGTACAGATTTTGGTATTGGATGTGAATGAAGCGCCATTCATCGTGGGCAACTTGATGGACCAAGACGGCTTGGTAGGGGAATTCTCTTCCTTCACTGTTGACCTCGGTATTTTTAACGACGAAGATGAAGGAGATGCGTTGACCTTCTCTTCTACCCTCGCCAATAGCGATGATCTTCCTGCATGGCTAAGCTTCGACCCCGAAACGGGAAGTTTTGAAGGAACACCAATACAAACGGAATTATTGGAAATCAAAATCATCGCTACGGATATGATGGGGCTTCAGGCCGAAGACACCTTTATTTTGAACGTCATGCCACTTGGACTTTATGATCGGGACTACTTAGACTTAAATATCTATCCAAATCCTACCCGAGATTATGTTTACTTCGATGGAGAAATCGGTCAAGGTCGATACACGATTTACAACTTGGAAGGAAAGGCCATGGAATCAGGAGTTCTGACGGTAAATTCCACGAGAATCGATGTCAGAGCGCTCAAGTCGGGAATATACATCCTTGTTCTTTCAGGCGAGGACTGGTATAGCTCCTACCGCTTCATATTTGAGTAA
- a CDS encoding Brp/Blh family beta-carotene 15,15'-dioxygenase, translating into MNKITFVFISCFFILLALYSGVSEFNTTVQVVPAIAFIALLGIPHGAIDHILFLEKSSWSPLVFYLFYLGLIGLYVALWLVAPALSMALFLALSAYHFGQSQFADLSFSRMLKPLLYFAWGSTVLSGLIYFNRSEIAEIARSNEEMANLSAVMDPQFYLILLAVSGAIVAGILIFGLSRRMITFERLAIEVFVMGLIQFSFMVFPILTSFTLFFVVIHSLKVLSDEYDFMLNLRTKFSIGLFLKMLWPYTLLSLFGSGLLLFISYMDWLPISNLLLVFILISVLTLPHSIVMERFYKKRGA; encoded by the coding sequence ATGAACAAGATTACCTTCGTTTTCATTTCTTGTTTCTTCATCTTGTTAGCGCTCTATTCGGGCGTCAGCGAGTTTAATACAACCGTACAAGTTGTGCCCGCCATCGCCTTTATAGCCCTTTTGGGAATTCCTCATGGTGCTATAGATCATATTCTCTTCTTGGAAAAATCATCTTGGTCACCTTTGGTCTTCTACCTTTTTTATCTTGGTCTGATAGGGCTTTACGTAGCATTGTGGCTGGTGGCACCAGCGTTGAGTATGGCTTTGTTTTTGGCGCTGTCAGCTTATCATTTTGGTCAATCCCAGTTTGCCGATCTTTCCTTTTCCCGAATGCTCAAACCTCTCTTATATTTCGCTTGGGGAAGTACCGTATTGTCAGGGCTGATTTATTTCAATCGATCAGAGATAGCCGAAATCGCCCGTTCGAATGAAGAAATGGCCAACCTTTCTGCAGTCATGGATCCACAATTTTACTTGATTCTACTCGCCGTATCAGGAGCTATAGTAGCGGGCATATTGATATTTGGCCTTAGCCGAAGAATGATCACATTCGAGCGCTTAGCAATTGAGGTCTTTGTAATGGGATTGATTCAATTCAGCTTTATGGTATTCCCGATTTTGACCTCGTTCACGCTTTTCTTTGTGGTAATTCATTCTCTGAAGGTCCTTTCGGATGAATACGATTTCATGTTGAATCTTCGCACTAAATTCTCCATTGGCCTTTTTCTCAAAATGCTTTGGCCGTATACACTTTTGAGCCTTTTTGGATCAGGGCTATTGCTTTTTATTTCTTACATGGATTGGCTCCCGATATCCAATTTACTCTTGGTTTTCATCCTCATTTCCGTACTTACGCTTCCACACTCCATTGTGATGGAGAGGTTTTACAAGAAGAGAGGTGCCTAA
- a CDS encoding DUF4240 domain-containing protein produces MFLSISDFYFPGSFALLVLLVLTVFRHIQAKKQQSEEASYQEEVRKKELTRIIETREERTNDQKFSEERFWKMIDDTTSRAKDGYTFQLGVLRDKLSNLEKDELIELDNLYSFLIEENINQDLTATTAIIFGDGSPSAAILLMNLFIMQGEVFFKNACHNPNLIIGKSFNALEGRTIQDLIADLYFKKTSTLIPLRPDNDEEGFKIPGKPWKQKELPSRYPELWEAFA; encoded by the coding sequence ATGTTTCTTTCAATATCTGACTTTTACTTTCCCGGCTCATTCGCACTATTGGTTTTATTAGTGTTGACCGTTTTTCGCCATATTCAGGCAAAAAAGCAGCAATCTGAGGAAGCTAGCTACCAAGAAGAGGTTCGCAAAAAAGAGTTGACCCGCATCATCGAAACCAGAGAAGAACGCACTAACGATCAGAAGTTTTCAGAAGAGCGATTTTGGAAAATGATTGATGACACCACTTCAAGAGCTAAAGACGGCTACACCTTTCAGCTAGGGGTCTTGAGGGATAAGTTGTCCAATCTTGAGAAAGATGAATTGATTGAACTCGATAATTTGTACTCTTTTTTAATAGAAGAAAATATCAACCAGGATCTTACTGCTACCACTGCCATTATTTTTGGCGATGGATCACCAAGTGCGGCCATTCTCCTGATGAATTTATTCATCATGCAAGGAGAAGTATTTTTCAAAAATGCATGTCATAACCCTAACCTGATTATTGGCAAGTCTTTTAATGCATTGGAAGGACGAACCATCCAAGATTTGATTGCGGATCTCTACTTTAAAAAAACGAGCACTCTAATTCCACTTCGCCCGGATAATGATGAAGAGGGATTTAAAATACCGGGAAAACCTTGGAAGCAAAAGGAATTACCATCCAGGTATCCTGAGTTGTGGGAGGCTTTTGCTTAA
- a CDS encoding CBS domain-containing protein: MTILKEKRSMRIQVKDFMSAPVITAIGENSVEDIRELMKDKGIHAIPIVFHTTDTVDRKMIIKGIVTSSDINKELHNDAVMNDVMTSSTVHVVHTTSSAKAAAKMMIKHQVHHLVVMDDGEIRGMISAMDFVKLVAENSKE; the protein is encoded by the coding sequence ATGACGATATTGAAAGAAAAAAGGTCTATGCGCATTCAAGTAAAGGATTTCATGTCTGCACCGGTAATTACTGCAATCGGAGAAAACAGCGTGGAAGATATCAGAGAGCTAATGAAGGATAAGGGCATCCATGCCATTCCGATTGTATTCCACACTACGGATACCGTAGATCGCAAAATGATAATCAAAGGCATTGTGACTTCCAGCGATATCAACAAGGAACTGCACAATGATGCTGTCATGAATGATGTGATGACTTCATCAACTGTCCACGTTGTTCACACCACTTCCAGTGCCAAGGCTGCTGCCAAGATGATGATTAAGCATCAGGTGCATCACCTTGTCGTAATGGACGATGGAGAAATTCGCGGAATGATCAGCGCCATGGATTTTGTGAAATTGGTAGCCGAGAATTCTAAAGAATAG
- a CDS encoding DUF6090 family protein, whose translation MIKFFRRIRQKLVAESKFSKYLIYAAGEIVLVVIGILIALQINNANENRKLRNAEIKILKELVVNLRTDSIDHSANLEWYVKSANASRLVVEALESKSPWNDSMGVHYGWIFLKGLSNLNTSAYDNLKAQGFGLISNDSIRLGLTNLYSGHYDRYLKYEQEFAVMNYNQVVSPVLLSRLKMDRWFHATPLNYNALLEDEEFREVVRWKGINMAFVGTHCRTARDGASELIADIEREIQRLEN comes from the coding sequence ATGATCAAATTCTTTAGACGCATCCGTCAAAAATTGGTAGCCGAAAGCAAATTCTCGAAGTACCTGATCTATGCAGCTGGCGAAATCGTCCTGGTAGTCATCGGTATTCTCATAGCGCTGCAGATCAACAATGCAAACGAAAACAGAAAACTGCGGAATGCAGAAATCAAAATTCTGAAAGAGTTGGTGGTCAATCTGCGAACAGATTCAATTGACCATTCGGCAAATCTTGAATGGTACGTCAAGAGCGCGAATGCTTCGAGATTGGTTGTAGAGGCCCTCGAGTCGAAATCGCCTTGGAACGACTCTATGGGAGTTCATTATGGCTGGATATTCCTAAAAGGCTTGTCCAATCTCAACACATCGGCATACGATAACTTAAAAGCTCAAGGCTTTGGCCTGATCAGCAATGATAGCATCCGCCTTGGCTTAACCAATCTATACTCCGGTCATTATGACCGATACTTGAAGTACGAACAGGAATTTGCAGTAATGAACTACAACCAGGTGGTCTCGCCGGTGCTTCTCAGTCGTTTAAAAATGGACCGATGGTTTCATGCTACACCCTTAAATTACAACGCGTTGCTTGAAGATGAGGAGTTCAGGGAGGTCGTAAGATGGAAGGGGATTAATATGGCATTTGTCGGGACCCACTGCCGCACTGCCCGAGATGGTGCGAGTGAGCTTATCGCCGATATTGAACGTGAAATTCAACGACTTGAAAACTAG
- a CDS encoding alpha/beta hydrolase, whose amino-acid sequence MKKKKKGLLLRLLTSLGFPILLVVLLFGHSDIPLKDLKDKYALTSSEFMPLEGMDVHYANEGNQSDSIPVVLIHGTGSSLHTFDGWADRLQEEHRVIRMDLPGYGLTGPFPDGDYSKEHYVDFLKSFLDELDIDQCALAGNSLGGGIAWRFAEHHPEMVDKLILIDAAGYPNRASIEPIAFKIAKVPVLKNIFKFITPRFVAKSSLENVYADKSLVNDELVDRYFELTLREGNRQAFLDRFEAKNDTAAYLRIPSIETLTLILWGEKDQLIPIESADRFHEDLPNGTLVILPNLGHVPMEESPKESLLPVLEFLNRNNH is encoded by the coding sequence ATGAAGAAAAAAAAGAAAGGTCTTCTCCTACGCCTACTCACATCGCTAGGGTTTCCCATTCTCTTGGTGGTTTTACTTTTTGGGCATTCCGATATTCCGCTGAAGGATCTCAAAGACAAATATGCTTTGACGTCATCTGAGTTTATGCCACTTGAAGGAATGGACGTTCACTACGCCAACGAGGGCAATCAGAGCGATTCTATCCCGGTAGTTTTGATCCACGGAACGGGATCCAGCCTGCATACCTTCGATGGATGGGCTGATCGCTTGCAGGAAGAACATCGGGTTATCCGCATGGATCTCCCGGGTTACGGATTGACGGGTCCCTTTCCCGATGGTGACTATTCTAAAGAACACTATGTGGACTTTTTGAAATCATTTCTAGACGAGTTAGATATAGATCAATGTGCTCTAGCAGGAAATTCCCTCGGCGGAGGAATAGCTTGGCGATTTGCGGAACATCACCCGGAAATGGTCGACAAGCTAATATTAATCGATGCCGCCGGATATCCTAATAGAGCGAGCATTGAACCGATTGCCTTTAAAATCGCAAAAGTACCTGTGCTAAAAAATATTTTCAAGTTCATTACCCCTCGTTTTGTTGCCAAATCCAGCTTAGAGAATGTTTATGCCGATAAATCGCTGGTAAATGATGAACTGGTAGATCGCTATTTTGAGCTGACATTACGAGAGGGGAACCGACAAGCTTTTCTGGATCGGTTTGAGGCAAAGAACGACACAGCCGCTTATTTGAGAATACCATCAATCGAAACTCTAACACTGATCCTTTGGGGAGAAAAAGATCAATTGATCCCAATTGAATCGGCAGATCGGTTTCACGAAGATCTACCGAACGGTACATTGGTTATTCTTCCAAATTTGGGACATGTACCGATGGAAGAAAGTCCAAAAGAGAGTTTGCTACCTGTTCTTGAATTTTTAAATCGAAATAATCATTAA
- a CDS encoding NADH:flavin oxidoreductase yields the protein MKYQPQSSILFTSGHTMKNRFMLAPMTNTQSHEDGTLSDDEYRWLTMRAEGGFGLTMTCASHVQAIGKGFPGQLGIFSDVHIEGHQRLVAGIKSYDSLAVIQLHHAGMRSPEELIGEKPVCPSDNEKTGARAMTLAEVEQLRDDFITAALRAKKCGYDGVEVHGAHGYTLTQFLSSEINHRTDRYGGSLENRSRLMFEIVNAIREKCGQDFLLGIRLSPERFGMKLSEVKEVAQRFIDEGKIDFLDISLWDSFKEPEEEEHQGKSLLEHFAELNRGDIKLTVAGQIRTGEDVRKVLDSGIDFVTVGRAAVLHHDFPELVMKDPSFTPIDTPVSEDYLRKEGLGEKMVTYMKRWPDFVAE from the coding sequence ATGAAATACCAACCCCAATCCTCTATCTTATTCACCTCGGGCCACACCATGAAGAACCGCTTTATGCTGGCCCCGATGACCAATACCCAAAGCCACGAAGACGGCACGCTCTCTGACGATGAATACCGTTGGCTGACCATGCGAGCAGAAGGTGGATTTGGCTTGACTATGACTTGCGCAAGCCATGTACAGGCTATCGGCAAGGGGTTTCCGGGTCAGTTGGGAATCTTCTCCGATGTGCACATTGAGGGTCACCAAAGACTGGTCGCAGGAATCAAATCCTACGACAGTCTGGCGGTGATTCAACTACACCACGCGGGAATGCGTTCTCCTGAAGAGCTGATTGGAGAAAAGCCAGTCTGTCCATCTGACAATGAGAAGACCGGCGCTCGTGCTATGACTTTAGCCGAAGTGGAGCAACTGCGCGACGATTTTATCACCGCTGCTTTGAGAGCCAAAAAATGTGGCTACGATGGTGTAGAGGTGCACGGAGCGCATGGGTATACCCTCACTCAGTTTCTCAGTAGCGAGATCAATCACCGCACCGACCGTTACGGCGGTAGCCTGGAAAACCGATCTCGTCTGATGTTTGAGATTGTGAACGCCATCCGCGAAAAATGCGGCCAAGATTTCCTTTTGGGAATAAGGCTTTCACCCGAGCGGTTTGGCATGAAGCTCAGTGAAGTGAAAGAAGTGGCTCAACGGTTTATCGACGAAGGAAAGATTGACTTCTTGGACATTTCCCTTTGGGATTCCTTCAAAGAACCCGAGGAGGAAGAACACCAGGGCAAGTCCTTGTTGGAGCATTTTGCCGAACTGAATCGAGGAGATATCAAGCTGACGGTAGCAGGACAAATAAGAACAGGAGAAGATGTTCGAAAAGTTTTAGATTCGGGAATTGACTTTGTTACCGTCGGTCGCGCAGCCGTGCTTCACCACGACTTCCCGGAATTGGTAATGAAAGATCCTTCCTTCACTCCCATCGATACGCCCGTATCCGAAGATTATCTTCGCAAAGAAGGCTTAGGTGAAAAGATGGTGACGTATATGAAGCGTTGGCCCGATTTCGTAGCTGAGTAA
- a CDS encoding lipocalin family protein — MKTALTAVTFCLTLIAFGQSNSDKLIGKWKFESAYESEKLDSTGVAMMEKLFGEMTFQFNDDGLYKAFIMGTEEQGKWEMQDDTSVLLASDKGAVNPMNIMELTDENLTMSIQRSSFVMVKMPVEEMEVLTEVNPKYELVSATTDQVAKKWFLKSKESTNETSAFVEEAKAELFKGSYLKLSAKGKSEAHIMGITEKANWQLGEDNSSIIITGDEGKKVWNIIGISDSELILVLGSNSERWVFEIED; from the coding sequence ATGAAAACAGCATTAACCGCAGTCACATTTTGCTTGACTTTGATCGCATTTGGTCAGAGCAATTCGGATAAACTCATTGGAAAATGGAAATTTGAAAGTGCCTACGAAAGTGAAAAACTCGATTCGACGGGAGTCGCGATGATGGAGAAACTTTTTGGAGAAATGACCTTCCAGTTCAACGATGATGGATTGTACAAAGCCTTTATTATGGGAACGGAAGAGCAGGGTAAATGGGAGATGCAAGATGATACAAGCGTTCTCTTAGCTTCAGATAAGGGAGCGGTAAACCCAATGAATATAATGGAACTGACGGATGAAAACCTGACCATGTCTATACAGCGAAGTTCTTTTGTGATGGTCAAAATGCCCGTAGAAGAGATGGAGGTGCTCACTGAAGTCAATCCAAAATACGAGTTGGTTAGTGCCACTACTGATCAAGTAGCCAAAAAGTGGTTTTTGAAGAGCAAGGAAAGTACCAACGAGACCTCAGCATTTGTAGAAGAAGCCAAGGCTGAATTATTCAAAGGCAGTTACCTTAAACTTTCTGCAAAAGGAAAGTCAGAAGCTCATATCATGGGTATTACTGAAAAGGCAAACTGGCAATTAGGAGAGGACAATTCTTCCATCATTATAACCGGTGATGAGGGTAAAAAAGTATGGAACATCATTGGAATCTCTGATAGTGAATTGATATTGGTTCTTGGATCTAACAGTGAAAGGTGGGTATTCGAAATAGAGGATTAA